In the genome of Ignavibacteria bacterium, the window ATAAAATTATGTAAGCTATTAAATTTTTCGTTGACCTTATATGAAGCTATTATTTCCACAGGTGGATTCCCCCAGCTCTGACCAATTCTCTCAATCATAGAAAGGCATAAATATTTTTTACCTGGATTATATTCTTTTGCACTCGGTAAAACCGAAATTAAGTTTTTTGTTAACATATTATTGGAGAATAGTCTGTTTACTGTACTTAGATTACCATAAACAACTAATAAAAAAAATAGTACAAAGAATATTTGGGTTATTGGTTTGGAAAATTCTTCCTGATGAAAGAGTCCCATAAAAATTATTATCAAAAGTGGAGAATGAATATAAAATAACCTCATTTGAGGATATGAATTAATATAAATTAATAGTGATAATAAAATAAAACCAATCGATGCGAAAATGATAGTTCGCTCAGACTTCTTTTTAGTAAAAAACAACTTAAAAGTATACGCAATTAAATAGATACATCCACTCGATAAGAAAATAAATAATATAAAGTTCGAATTATAGAAGTAAGCTAAGTCCTTGAAGTCAAATGGGATTAAAAAGGAGGCTAGTCCATAAACTACAAATTTAAATAAGTAAACAGGATAATTAAGATATCTCAGAATATTAATTGCAGAGAAGTCTGTTCCAATAGAATAATTTATTGAAATAGAAACTGTTAATATGACAAAGAAGATGATTAGCGAGCTAATTAACACCTTTTTGTTAATTTTTTGTTTCCATAACAAGTAAATGCCAAAATTTAAACCTAAAATTATAACAGCCGTCTCCTTGCAGAGGAAAGCAAGAACTGTCGTTAATGTATAGTAAAATAAATGACTAAAAATTTTTTTTTCGATATAATTGATTAAAAAAAGAATTGACCAAAAAGAAAATAATGCGCATAGTAAGTCCGTTCGACCTGACACCCAAAGGACATTCATTATATTCTGTGGTATAGCAAAAAAAATTACACATAATAAAATCAATAATAACTTTTGACGGCCCCACTGAAGTATACAAATGATTCTATTCAAAATATTGTACAAAATAATTGTGTTGATCAAATGAATAATCAAATTAAATAAATAAAAGAACAAAAAATTTTCATTAAAAAATAAATAGTTAATATAAAAAGTGAATATTGGTATTGGTCTGTGATAGCGTGAAATAAGTTCTCCTGTCCAATCCTTAAAAATTGGAAAGGGATCTGAAAGAGCCGCTTTAAGTAGAACCCAATCGTCACTAATTAAACTTAACTCTGAGAATTGATTTGCAATAAACAGGAGTGATTCGAAAAGATTAGTTATCATCGAATCTATAAAATAATTTGTGTAAATGGATTTTATGCTTAAAAAACATTATCAAATCTTTCTGCAACGATAATCAAAAGATGTGCAAAGACCCCATCAGATTTACCGGTAATACGATCACAGATGTGACAAACTTTTATTTTATTTTGCATTCTATCACCAATTTATAGACTTCAAGATACTTCTGAGCAACTTTATTCCAATTTAATTCGTCAACAATAGATTGTGCATTTTGTGAGATCGTCTGAATATCGTATTGTCCATTGTAAATATTTTCCAAAATCGTTTTAACATCTTCAATGTTCTCGTTATTGTAAACAAAACCATTGACTCCATTTACAAGATACTCAGAAATACCAACCTTGTCTGATATTATTGGAATCAGTCCCATTGTCATGCACTCGCCGACAAATAAGGAGAAAGTTTCAATTACGTTCGCTTTAATCACAAAGTGTATTTTTGCAAGAAATTCTGGAAGTATATCGTGTGGAATTATTTCCACATAATTTGTTTTTACAAATTTTTTTCGTTCTACAATGTTTTTCATTATTCCCAGAACATAAATATTCACTGGTATTTTAACTTTGTCAAAAACTAATAATAGCTGCTCCAAACCTCTGTCAAATTCATTGGTCCCATTATAAAAAACAACATTTATTCCATCACTAAAATCGAAATGTTTGATTTTTTGTATTCTAAGTACTTTTATCCCATTAGGTACAATATTTACTTTATTATTTGAAAACTTGTAAAACTCTCCTGCAAGTGAAAGATGGGGGTTGGAAAGAAAAATTAAACTATCAGAAAATTTTATAGCTAAGTATTCCATAAGGTAATCTTTAAACCTACCAAAATTGGAAGTTTTAATTTTTCTTCTTGGCAGTTCATACTTTAAAACTGAAT includes:
- a CDS encoding glycosyltransferase, whose amino-acid sequence is MKIVLLGRLHEGKIDFGPQKVAQQLYKNLLINNMNVEFVEYFFKIYNNSTCFKRFLGYEKSPDNIKRLGIIRLFIYLLRTQPDIIHIITLERFILSIFLYKFLLKGKFVVTFHSVLKYELPRRKIKTSNFGRFKDYLMEYLAIKFSDSLIFLSNPHLSLAGEFYKFSNNKVNIVPNGIKVLRIQKIKHFDFSDGINVVFYNGTNEFDRGLEQLLLVFDKVKIPVNIYVLGIMKNIVERKKFVKTNYVEIIPHDILPEFLAKIHFVIKANVIETFSLFVGECMTMGLIPIISDKVGISEYLVNGVNGFVYNNENIEDVKTILENIYNGQYDIQTISQNAQSIVDELNWNKVAQKYLEVYKLVIECKIK